One Actinoplanes missouriensis 431 DNA segment encodes these proteins:
- the coaE gene encoding dephospho-CoA kinase — protein MLRVGLTGGIGAGKSAVAQRFAERGAVIIDADVLSREVVEAGTEGLAEIVEAFGAGVLTAEGTLDRPALGAKVFGDEAARRTLEKIIHPRVRARTAELTLGAARDAIVVNDVPLLVEAGLAPSYHLVVVVLADRDLRVQRLTQLRGMSAAEAAARIGAQTDDEHRRATADAIVTNDADLATLHARVDELWRDRIVEFERNLRMGRSAPRNQNLRIVPFDPEWPARADRLIARIRHGLGDHIEVHHIGSTAVPGLPAKGVIDLMLSVRTLDEADALADRLAEIGFPRRPGEWFDNTRKVPGSTWPKRLHGCADPGYEVNLHVRVAGSPGWRFALLMRDHLRAVPEARDAYAAARAAWAVRFEDRAGYAEAKEPWFAQEAQAADDWALQTGWQPPV, from the coding sequence ATGCTGAGGGTGGGTCTGACGGGTGGGATCGGGGCCGGCAAGAGCGCCGTGGCCCAGCGCTTCGCCGAGCGTGGCGCCGTGATCATCGATGCCGACGTGCTGTCCCGCGAGGTCGTCGAGGCCGGCACCGAGGGGCTCGCGGAGATCGTGGAGGCGTTCGGCGCCGGGGTGCTGACCGCGGAGGGCACGCTGGACCGGCCGGCTCTCGGGGCCAAGGTCTTCGGCGACGAGGCGGCCCGCCGGACACTCGAGAAGATCATCCATCCCCGGGTACGGGCGAGGACCGCCGAACTGACCCTCGGCGCTGCCCGGGACGCGATAGTGGTCAACGACGTGCCGCTCCTGGTCGAGGCGGGACTCGCTCCCTCGTACCATCTGGTGGTTGTCGTCCTGGCGGACCGTGACCTGCGCGTTCAGCGTCTGACGCAGCTGCGTGGCATGTCGGCGGCGGAAGCCGCCGCCCGGATCGGGGCGCAGACCGACGACGAGCACCGCCGTGCCACCGCCGACGCGATCGTGACGAACGACGCCGATCTCGCCACCCTGCACGCCCGTGTCGACGAGCTGTGGCGCGACCGGATCGTGGAGTTCGAGCGGAACCTGCGGATGGGCCGCTCGGCGCCGAGGAACCAGAATCTGCGGATCGTGCCGTTCGACCCGGAATGGCCGGCCCGGGCGGACCGGCTGATCGCCCGGATCCGGCACGGCCTCGGTGATCACATCGAGGTGCATCACATCGGATCCACGGCGGTGCCCGGCCTGCCCGCGAAAGGCGTCATCGACCTGATGCTGAGCGTCCGGACCTTGGACGAGGCGGACGCGCTCGCCGATCGGCTCGCGGAGATCGGCTTCCCGCGACGGCCGGGGGAGTGGTTCGACAATACTCGCAAAGTGCCCGGATCGACCTGGCCGAAGCGGTTGCACGGGTGCGCCGATCCGGGATATGAGGTGAATCTGCACGTGCGGGTGGCGGGGTCGCCGGGCTGGCGTTTCGCGCTGCTGATGCGGGATCACCTGCGCGCGGTGCCGGAGGCGCGAGACGCCTATGCCGCGGCCAGGGCCGCGTGGGCGGTGCGCTTCGAGGATCGGGCGGGGTACGCGGAAGCGAAGGAGCCGTGGTTCGCCCAGGAGGCCCAGGCCGCCGACGACTGGGCGCTGCAGACAGGCTGGCAGCCGCCGGTCTGA
- the uvrB gene encoding excinuclease ABC subunit UvrB, which translates to MALDIPRLDGRFEVVSEFQPAGDQPAAINELERRVRRGDRNTVLLGATGTGKSATTAWLIERLQRPALVLAPNKTLCAQLAKEFRELLPNNAVEYFVSYYDYYQPEAYIAQTDTYIEKDSSVNEEVERLRHSATMSLLTRRDTIVVATVSAIYGLGTPQEYVERAVRVKVGGEIDRDKLLRRLVDIQYTRNDMAFQRGTFRVRGDTLEIIPAYEELAVRVELFGDEVEKLYYLHPLTGEVVREVDELIIFPASHYIAGPERMERAIRDIEAELADRLAEFERQGKLLEAQRLRMRTTYDIEMMRQVGFCNGIENYSMHMDGRSPGEPAYTLLDYFPDDFVTVIDESHVTIPQIGGMYEGDASRKRILIEHGFRLPSAADNRPLRFDEFLERVGQMVFLSATPGPWEMGQAQGEFVEQVIRPTGLVDPEVVVKPTKGQIDDLMHEIKLRTERDERVLVTTLTKKMAEDLTDYLLENGIRVRYLHSEVDTLRRVELLKELRKGDYDVLVGINLLREGLDLPEVSLVAILDADKEGFLRSGRSLIQTIGRAARNVSGEVHMYADKITPSMRDAIDETDRRRAKQIAHNEANGIKPQALRKKIHDILDDIYREAEDTDSAVAGPMVGGGGRQMSRGKAPVPETRSKARAGAGPAREGMARAELAQLIQDLSDQMLAAARELQFELAARIRDEVAELKKELRGMDMAGVK; encoded by the coding sequence ATGGCGCTCGACATCCCACGACTCGACGGCCGATTCGAGGTCGTCAGCGAATTCCAGCCCGCGGGTGACCAGCCCGCCGCGATCAACGAGCTCGAGCGGCGTGTCCGCCGCGGCGATCGCAACACCGTGCTGCTCGGCGCCACCGGCACGGGCAAGAGCGCCACGACGGCCTGGCTCATCGAGCGGCTCCAGCGTCCGGCGCTCGTGCTCGCGCCCAACAAGACGCTCTGCGCCCAGCTCGCCAAGGAGTTCCGCGAGCTGTTGCCGAACAACGCGGTGGAATACTTCGTCAGCTACTACGACTACTACCAGCCCGAGGCCTACATCGCGCAGACCGACACCTACATCGAGAAGGACTCGTCGGTCAACGAAGAGGTGGAGCGCCTGCGGCACTCGGCGACGATGTCGCTGCTGACCCGCCGTGACACGATCGTGGTCGCCACGGTCAGCGCGATCTACGGTCTGGGCACCCCACAGGAATATGTGGAGCGTGCCGTCCGGGTCAAGGTCGGTGGCGAGATCGACCGCGACAAGCTGCTGCGCCGCCTGGTCGACATTCAGTACACGCGGAACGACATGGCCTTCCAGCGCGGCACCTTCCGGGTCCGCGGGGACACGCTGGAGATCATCCCGGCGTATGAGGAACTCGCCGTCCGGGTCGAGCTCTTCGGTGACGAGGTGGAGAAGCTCTACTACCTGCACCCGCTCACCGGTGAGGTGGTCCGCGAGGTCGACGAGCTGATCATCTTCCCGGCGTCGCACTACATCGCCGGCCCGGAGCGGATGGAGCGGGCGATCCGCGACATCGAGGCCGAGCTGGCCGACCGGCTCGCCGAGTTCGAGCGGCAGGGCAAGCTGCTGGAGGCGCAGCGTCTCCGGATGCGGACCACCTACGACATCGAGATGATGCGGCAGGTCGGCTTCTGCAACGGCATCGAGAACTATTCGATGCACATGGACGGCCGCTCACCCGGCGAGCCGGCGTACACGTTGCTGGACTACTTCCCCGACGACTTCGTCACGGTCATCGACGAGTCGCACGTGACGATCCCGCAGATCGGCGGGATGTATGAGGGCGACGCCTCCCGCAAGCGCATCCTCATCGAGCACGGGTTCCGCCTGCCCAGCGCCGCCGACAACCGGCCGCTGCGGTTCGACGAGTTCCTCGAGCGGGTCGGCCAGATGGTGTTCCTGTCGGCGACTCCCGGCCCGTGGGAGATGGGGCAGGCCCAGGGCGAGTTCGTCGAGCAGGTGATCCGCCCGACCGGTCTGGTCGACCCGGAGGTCGTGGTGAAACCGACCAAGGGCCAGATCGACGACCTGATGCACGAGATCAAGCTGCGCACCGAGCGCGACGAGCGGGTCCTGGTCACCACGCTGACCAAGAAGATGGCCGAAGACCTCACCGACTACCTCCTGGAGAACGGCATCCGGGTGCGCTACCTGCACTCCGAGGTCGACACGCTGCGCCGCGTCGAGCTGCTGAAGGAGTTGCGCAAGGGCGACTACGACGTGCTGGTCGGCATCAACCTGCTCCGCGAGGGTCTCGACCTCCCCGAGGTCTCACTCGTCGCGATCCTCGACGCCGACAAGGAGGGCTTCCTCCGCAGCGGCCGCTCACTGATCCAGACCATCGGCCGCGCCGCCCGGAACGTCTCCGGCGAGGTCCACATGTATGCCGACAAGATCACCCCGTCGATGCGCGACGCGATCGACGAGACCGACCGCCGCCGCGCCAAGCAGATCGCCCACAACGAGGCCAACGGCATCAAACCGCAGGCCCTCCGCAAGAAGATCCACGACATCCTCGACGACATCTACCGCGAGGCCGAGGACACCGACTCCGCAGTCGCCGGCCCGATGGTCGGCGGCGGCGGCCGCCAGATGTCCCGCGGCAAGGCCCCGGTGCCCGAGACCCGTTCCAAGGCGCGAGCGGGCGCAGGCCCCGCCCGCGAGGGCATGGCACGCGCCGAGTTGGCCCAGCTCATCCAGGACCTGAGCGACCAGATGCTGGCAGCAGCCCGCGAGCTCCAGTTCGAGCTGGCCGCCCGAATCCGCGACGAGGTAGCCGAACTGAAAAAGGAACTCCGAGGCATGGACATGGCAGGAGTGAAGTAG
- a CDS encoding antibiotic biosynthesis monooxygenase family protein, giving the protein MVLEVMLIDVLPGREDDFLNAYEAARPMFASVPGCRSVRVKQGMESAARFLLLVEWDSMEAQEQGFRRTERFAQWRALIAACIAQPPLSEFFGEVGVAGLSPTNNFFSH; this is encoded by the coding sequence ATGGTTCTCGAAGTCATGCTGATCGACGTTCTGCCCGGCCGGGAGGACGACTTCCTGAACGCCTACGAGGCCGCACGCCCGATGTTCGCCAGCGTCCCGGGGTGCCGGTCGGTGCGGGTGAAACAGGGGATGGAGTCCGCGGCGCGGTTCCTGTTGCTGGTGGAATGGGACAGCATGGAGGCGCAGGAGCAGGGCTTCCGGCGGACCGAGAGGTTCGCCCAGTGGCGGGCGCTGATCGCCGCATGCATCGCCCAGCCGCCGTTGTCGGAGTTCTTCGGTGAGGTGGGCGTGGCCGGGCTGAGCCCCACCAACAATTTCTTCTCCCACTGA
- a CDS encoding TerC family protein produces the protein MNVPVWVWVATLVALVAVLAVDLLIIGRRPHEPSMKEAGTWVGFYVGLAVLFGIGVWATAGGQYAGEFYTGWLTEYSLSVDNLFVFVIIMARFAVPRHLQQKVLLIGIVLALLMRGAFIVAGAALIAQFSWVFYIFGAFLVYTAITLVKGGENDEEDFKENLLIRWAKRALPISSTFGDGRFSVVTETGKRLFTPMLIVTIAIGTTDLIFALDSIPAIFGITKEPYLVFTANVFALMGLRQLFFLLGGLLQRLVYLNIGLAVVLAFIGVKLFLEALHTNTLPFLNDGHGFHWAPEIPIWLSLLVILGTLGIATVASLIKSSRDRKRELINN, from the coding sequence TTGAACGTTCCTGTCTGGGTCTGGGTCGCCACCCTCGTCGCGCTGGTGGCCGTCCTCGCCGTTGATCTTCTGATCATCGGGCGCAGACCACATGAACCCAGCATGAAGGAAGCGGGTACGTGGGTCGGCTTCTACGTCGGCCTGGCGGTTCTCTTCGGCATCGGTGTCTGGGCGACCGCGGGCGGTCAGTACGCGGGCGAGTTCTACACCGGCTGGCTCACCGAGTACTCGCTGAGCGTCGACAACCTCTTCGTCTTCGTGATCATCATGGCCCGGTTCGCCGTGCCGAGGCATCTCCAGCAGAAGGTGCTGCTGATCGGCATCGTGCTGGCGCTGCTGATGCGTGGCGCGTTCATCGTCGCCGGCGCCGCCCTGATCGCGCAGTTCTCCTGGGTGTTCTACATCTTCGGCGCGTTCCTCGTCTACACCGCGATCACGCTGGTCAAGGGCGGGGAGAACGACGAGGAGGACTTCAAGGAGAACCTGCTGATCCGCTGGGCGAAGCGGGCGCTGCCGATCTCCTCGACGTTCGGTGACGGCCGGTTCAGCGTGGTCACCGAGACCGGCAAGCGGCTCTTCACCCCGATGCTGATCGTGACGATCGCAATCGGCACCACCGACCTGATCTTCGCGCTCGACTCGATCCCGGCGATCTTCGGCATCACCAAGGAGCCGTACCTCGTCTTCACCGCGAACGTGTTCGCGCTGATGGGTCTGCGCCAGCTCTTCTTCCTGCTCGGCGGCCTGCTGCAGCGCCTGGTCTACCTGAACATCGGGCTGGCCGTGGTGCTCGCCTTCATCGGCGTGAAACTCTTCCTCGAGGCCCTGCACACCAACACCCTGCCGTTCCTCAACGACGGCCACGGCTTCCACTGGGCCCCCGAGATCCCGATCTGGCTCTCTCTGCTGGTCATCCTCGGCACCCTGGGCATAGCCACCGTCGCCAGCCTGATCAAGTCCTCCCGCGACCGCAAAAGAGAACTGATCAACAACTAG
- the typA gene encoding translational GTPase TypA has product MQTRTDLRNVAIIAHVDHGKTTLVDAMLRQGSQSHARGEMADRVMDSMDLEREKGITILAKNTAISYQPAEGEPVIINIIDTPGHADFGGEVERGLTMVDGVALLVDASEGPLPQTRFVLRKALAAKLPIILIINKVDRPDARIKEVVDETYELFLDLDADEHQIEFPIVYACARDGIASLTQPKDGTVPEDSDNLDVLFSTILDTIPAPKYHEDAPLQAHVVNLDASPFLGRLALCRVHEGTIRKGQTVAWCKTDGTISNVRISELLITEGLERKPAESAGPGDIIAIAGISDIMIGETLADAENPVPLPLISVDEPAISMVLGTNTSPLVGKVKGAKVTARMVKDRLDKELIGNVSLRILNTERPDAWEVQGRGELALAILVEQMRREGYELTVGKPQVVTKVVDGKVHEPVERVTIDAPDEYMGAITQLLSTRKGRMEELINHGTGWLRMEWLVPARGLIGFRTEFLTETRGTGIMHHLYERHEPWFGELRTRQNGSLVADRAGAVTGFAMINLQERGQLFVEPGTEVYEGMIVGENSREDDMDVNITKEKKLTNMRAASADNTEKVIPPRKLSLEQSLEFCREDECVEVTPNAIRIRKVELDQNARGRAAARRKHQ; this is encoded by the coding sequence ATGCAGACCCGCACCGACCTACGCAACGTCGCCATCATCGCTCACGTCGACCATGGCAAAACCACCCTGGTCGACGCCATGCTGCGCCAGGGCAGCCAGTCCCACGCGCGCGGCGAGATGGCCGACCGCGTCATGGACTCCATGGACCTGGAGCGGGAAAAGGGCATCACCATTCTCGCCAAGAACACGGCGATCAGCTACCAGCCCGCCGAGGGCGAGCCGGTCATCATCAACATCATCGACACGCCGGGTCACGCCGACTTCGGCGGTGAGGTCGAGCGCGGCCTCACCATGGTCGACGGCGTCGCCCTGCTCGTCGACGCGTCCGAGGGCCCGCTCCCGCAGACCCGTTTCGTGCTGCGCAAGGCCCTCGCCGCCAAGCTGCCGATCATCCTGATCATCAACAAGGTGGACCGGCCGGACGCCCGGATCAAGGAGGTCGTCGACGAGACGTACGAACTCTTCCTCGACCTCGACGCCGACGAGCACCAGATCGAGTTCCCGATCGTCTACGCATGCGCCCGCGACGGCATCGCCTCGCTGACCCAGCCGAAGGACGGCACCGTCCCGGAGGACAGCGACAACCTCGACGTGCTGTTCAGCACGATCCTGGACACCATCCCGGCCCCGAAATACCACGAGGACGCTCCGCTCCAGGCGCACGTCGTCAACCTCGACGCGTCGCCGTTCCTCGGCCGTCTCGCGCTGTGCCGCGTGCACGAGGGCACCATCCGCAAGGGCCAGACCGTCGCCTGGTGCAAGACCGACGGCACGATCAGCAACGTGCGCATCTCCGAGCTGCTGATCACCGAGGGCCTGGAGCGCAAGCCGGCCGAGAGCGCCGGCCCCGGCGACATCATCGCCATCGCGGGCATCTCCGACATCATGATCGGCGAGACCCTCGCCGACGCCGAGAACCCGGTCCCGCTGCCGCTGATCAGCGTCGACGAGCCGGCCATCTCGATGGTCCTCGGCACCAACACCTCGCCGCTGGTCGGCAAGGTCAAGGGCGCCAAGGTCACCGCCCGCATGGTGAAGGACCGCCTCGACAAGGAGCTGATCGGCAACGTCTCGCTCCGCATCCTCAACACCGAGCGCCCGGACGCCTGGGAGGTGCAGGGCCGCGGTGAGCTGGCCCTGGCCATCCTGGTCGAGCAGATGCGCCGCGAGGGCTACGAGCTGACCGTCGGCAAGCCGCAGGTGGTCACCAAGGTCGTCGACGGCAAGGTGCACGAGCCGGTCGAGCGGGTCACCATCGACGCCCCCGACGAGTACATGGGCGCCATCACCCAGCTGCTCTCGACCCGCAAGGGCCGGATGGAAGAGCTGATCAACCACGGCACCGGCTGGCTCCGGATGGAGTGGCTGGTCCCGGCCCGTGGCCTGATCGGCTTCCGGACCGAGTTCCTCACCGAGACGCGCGGCACCGGCATCATGCACCACCTGTACGAGCGTCACGAGCCGTGGTTCGGCGAGCTGCGCACCCGCCAGAACGGCTCGCTCGTCGCCGACCGGGCCGGCGCCGTCACCGGTTTCGCGATGATCAACCTGCAGGAGCGCGGGCAGCTCTTCGTCGAACCGGGCACCGAGGTGTACGAGGGCATGATCGTCGGCGAGAACTCTCGCGAGGACGACATGGACGTCAACATCACCAAGGAGAAGAAGCTCACCAACATGCGGGCCGCGAGCGCGGACAACACCGAGAAGGTGATCCCGCCGCGCAAGCTCTCCCTGGAGCAGTCCCTCGAGTTCTGCCGCGAGGACGAGTGCGTCGAGGTCACCCCCAACGCGATCCGCATCCGCAAGGTCGAGCTCGACCAGAACGCCCGCGGCCGCGCCGCGGCACGCCGCAAGCACCAGTAA
- a CDS encoding lytic transglycosylase domain-containing protein produces the protein MNALLRTRLFAGLVVLVVAGGCGLAGASEEDKAVAPIAASSSAAEVTESPSPAPEPTEDLVVEESPSPSKKPASKKPKPSRTSATPTEDPNNFQPPDCAEFEGKEVSKAKAKAALNAAAAKTYWPTSAPKLKVPADLVRAVAWHESGWTSNIVNCDGGFGLMQVMPDTESFINQRFEQSYDSHAYRQNAVIGANYLAWLTKAFGDQYFKGNYSLSAAKCKSDSSLCLLNMVIAGYNMGRGSVDEGYANKELVNPEYVSVVRHLMRDCYCDKY, from the coding sequence ATGAACGCGCTGTTACGGACCAGGCTTTTCGCCGGTCTTGTGGTGCTTGTGGTGGCCGGTGGATGCGGTCTGGCGGGCGCCTCCGAGGAGGACAAGGCGGTCGCGCCGATCGCCGCGTCGTCGTCGGCTGCCGAGGTCACCGAGTCGCCGTCCCCGGCGCCCGAGCCGACCGAGGACCTGGTGGTGGAGGAGTCACCGTCCCCCTCGAAGAAGCCGGCCTCGAAGAAGCCGAAGCCGTCCAGGACGTCGGCCACGCCGACCGAGGATCCGAACAACTTCCAGCCGCCGGACTGCGCCGAGTTCGAGGGCAAGGAGGTCTCCAAGGCCAAGGCCAAGGCGGCGTTGAACGCGGCCGCGGCCAAGACGTACTGGCCGACCTCGGCGCCGAAGCTCAAGGTGCCCGCCGACCTGGTCCGGGCCGTGGCATGGCACGAGAGCGGCTGGACGTCGAACATCGTGAACTGCGACGGCGGCTTCGGCCTGATGCAGGTGATGCCGGACACCGAGTCGTTCATCAACCAGCGGTTCGAACAGTCCTACGACTCGCACGCCTACCGGCAGAACGCGGTGATCGGCGCGAACTACCTGGCCTGGCTGACCAAGGCCTTCGGTGATCAGTACTTCAAGGGCAACTACAGCCTGAGCGCCGCGAAGTGCAAGTCGGACAGCTCGCTCTGCCTGCTGAACATGGTCATCGCCGGCTACAACATGGGCCGCGGCTCGGTCGACGAGGGCTACGCGAACAAGGAACTGGTCAACCCGGAGTACGTCAGTGTGGTCCGTCACCTGATGCGTGACTGCTACTGCGACAAGTACTGA
- a CDS encoding uL11 family ribosomal protein, translating to MPPKKKTHEVTLALEAGNAAMVDLGKMLGPTGANMRAVKVEYDEATSKNRGEIIPVIVSVYEDRSHTLAYKTPPTSFLIKKSLGIPSGAANPLTTTVGTLSAAQVKEIAERKLPDLNANDLDAAIQIVKGTARSMGVKVA from the coding sequence ATGCCTCCCAAGAAGAAGACCCATGAGGTAACCCTCGCGCTTGAGGCGGGTAACGCCGCGATGGTCGACCTCGGTAAGATGCTCGGCCCGACCGGTGCCAACATGCGCGCTGTCAAGGTCGAGTACGACGAGGCCACTTCGAAGAACCGTGGCGAGATCATCCCGGTCATCGTCTCGGTCTACGAGGACCGCAGCCACACGCTGGCCTACAAGACGCCGCCGACCAGCTTCCTCATCAAGAAGAGCCTCGGTATCCCGTCCGGCGCGGCGAACCCGCTCACCACGACCGTCGGCACGCTCAGCGCCGCCCAGGTCAAGGAGATCGCGGAGCGCAAGCTGCCCGACCTCAACGCGAACGACCTCGACGCCGCCATCCAGATCGTCAAGGGCACTGCCCGGTCGATGGGTGTCAAGGTCGCCTGA
- a CDS encoding ClpP family protease produces MYNRHDPNRWGFPPHPQPDWQPPHLPGSGPGLPGWLEERLFDQRIVMIRGQLTPDVATGTVAALLTLDSAGPDPIHLHMASSGGDLSAALSIIDVIDSLTAPVQALVTSEAGGAVLAVLAASDQRSAYRHARFKLAEPRAAGVTGTADEVAAAAGQHLRELEEVVVRLAEVTGQPRSRVEDDLSTGRTLSATEALEYGLITEVITPKPR; encoded by the coding sequence GTGTACAACCGGCATGATCCGAACCGGTGGGGTTTCCCGCCGCACCCGCAGCCCGACTGGCAACCTCCGCACCTGCCCGGCTCGGGCCCCGGCCTGCCCGGCTGGCTCGAGGAGCGCCTCTTCGACCAGCGGATCGTGATGATCCGCGGTCAGCTCACCCCGGACGTGGCGACCGGGACCGTGGCGGCGCTGCTCACCCTCGACTCGGCCGGTCCGGACCCCATCCACCTGCACATGGCGAGCTCCGGCGGCGACCTGAGCGCCGCGCTCTCCATCATCGACGTGATCGACTCGCTGACCGCTCCGGTGCAGGCGCTCGTCACCTCCGAGGCGGGCGGCGCGGTCCTGGCCGTTCTCGCCGCCTCGGACCAGCGCTCGGCGTACCGTCATGCCCGCTTCAAACTGGCTGAACCCCGCGCCGCCGGCGTGACGGGCACCGCCGACGAGGTGGCGGCCGCGGCCGGGCAGCACCTGCGCGAGCTGGAGGAGGTCGTGGTCCGGCTCGCCGAGGTGACCGGCCAGCCCCGCAGCCGGGTCGAGGACGACCTCTCCACCGGCCGGACCCTCAGCGCCACCGAGGCCCTCGAGTACGGGCTGATCACCGAGGTCATCACGCCCAAGCCACGATGA
- a CDS encoding roadblock/LC7 domain-containing protein translates to MTHPGDPYRPVYAELAGLRYQVPGVLACVVAGVDGLLILHDNTTGPEPHDVAALAAGAHGISRTTGAVLGQGGFADVTIHNQNGYLSVYAIGDLALLAVIGDGGLNIARLHLEARPVTARLAGLLQIRSV, encoded by the coding sequence ATGACCCACCCGGGCGACCCCTACCGGCCGGTCTACGCCGAGCTCGCCGGCCTGCGGTACCAGGTGCCCGGCGTGCTGGCCTGCGTGGTGGCCGGAGTCGACGGCCTGCTCATCCTGCACGACAACACGACCGGCCCGGAGCCGCACGACGTCGCGGCCCTCGCCGCCGGCGCGCACGGCATCAGCCGCACCACCGGGGCGGTCCTCGGCCAGGGCGGCTTCGCCGACGTCACGATCCACAACCAGAACGGGTACCTGTCGGTCTACGCGATCGGCGACCTGGCGCTGCTGGCCGTGATCGGCGACGGCGGGCTCAACATCGCCCGTCTGCACCTGGAGGCCCGGCCGGTCACCGCCCGGCTCGCCGGCCTGCTGCAGATCCGCAGCGTGTAG
- a CDS encoding SigE family RNA polymerase sigma factor codes for MKIERDEQFHRFVVTRRAALVRTATLLTAGDAHLAEDLVQSTLTKLYVAWPAFQRADNPDGYVRRTLVNALTDERRRWWRRRERSMAELPDRPAAEIPGGDISDVLRAALKELPPRMRAALVFRYFYDLDVADTADALGCSEGTVKSQTARALDRLRAVLGQNPSLVLR; via the coding sequence GTGAAGATCGAGCGTGACGAGCAATTCCACCGATTCGTGGTGACCCGGCGGGCGGCGCTGGTGCGTACGGCGACACTGCTCACAGCGGGCGACGCGCACCTGGCCGAGGATCTGGTCCAGTCCACGCTGACCAAGCTCTACGTTGCCTGGCCGGCGTTCCAGCGAGCCGACAACCCGGACGGTTACGTGCGGCGGACCCTGGTGAACGCGCTGACCGACGAGCGGCGGCGCTGGTGGCGGCGGCGGGAACGGTCGATGGCCGAGCTTCCCGACCGGCCCGCGGCGGAGATTCCCGGCGGGGACATCTCGGACGTGCTGCGCGCGGCCCTGAAGGAGCTGCCACCACGGATGCGGGCGGCATTGGTGTTCCGCTACTTCTACGACCTCGATGTCGCCGACACCGCCGACGCCCTCGGCTGCTCCGAGGGCACGGTGAAGAGCCAGACCGCCCGGGCCCTCGACCGGCTGCGTGCGGTCCTCGGCCAGAACCCGTCCCTAGTACTGCGCTGA
- a CDS encoding MBL fold metallo-hydrolase: MSSDLGGGLTMTQVSVGPMDNNAYLLSHGGERILIDAANDAGTLLELIGSGGLRSVVTTHRHQDHWMALEEIALATGAASLAHADDADGIPVVTGTLRDGDVVQVGGVTLDVIHIVGHTPGSIVLSYQGKHLFTGDSLFPGGHGKTVRPEDHERIMDDLTAKIFDRFSDDTVFYPGHGKDSTLGAERPQLPEWRARGW, encoded by the coding sequence ATGAGTAGCGATCTCGGCGGCGGCCTCACCATGACCCAGGTGTCGGTCGGCCCGATGGACAACAACGCGTACCTGTTGAGTCACGGCGGCGAGCGGATTCTGATCGACGCCGCGAACGACGCGGGGACCCTGCTGGAGCTGATCGGCTCGGGCGGCCTGCGGTCGGTGGTGACCACCCACCGGCACCAGGACCACTGGATGGCGCTGGAGGAGATCGCCCTGGCCACCGGCGCGGCCTCGCTGGCGCACGCGGACGACGCCGACGGCATTCCGGTCGTGACCGGCACGCTGCGCGACGGTGACGTGGTGCAGGTCGGCGGCGTCACCCTCGACGTGATCCACATCGTCGGGCACACGCCGGGCTCGATCGTGCTCTCCTACCAGGGAAAGCACCTGTTCACCGGGGACAGCCTGTTCCCGGGCGGTCACGGGAAGACGGTCCGGCCCGAGGACCACGAGCGGATCATGGACGATCTGACGGCCAAGATCTTCGACCGGTTCAGCGACGACACGGTGTTCTATCCGGGGCACGGCAAGGACTCGACGCTGGGGGCCGAGCGCCCGCAGCTGCCGGAGTGGCGAGCGCGGGGCTGGTAG
- a CDS encoding maleylpyruvate isomerase family mycothiol-dependent enzyme, translating into MTMDPLVLMTDVEESTEALLREADGWDDGVIAAPSALPGWTAGHVLTHLARNADALTNLLVWARTGVETPAYASAEARDRDIEAGCRRPLAEQLTDLRAAHERFADAAAAMPAAAWIFPLPGIGQSAAWVPWARLREVEVHRVDLGRDYTPLEWSDAFALRLLRELVASPPRDTPAMVLRPLGLEHALTIGDGSGPVVGGPTKSLAAWLTGRGDGADLTVSPDGELPQPARWK; encoded by the coding sequence GTGACCATGGATCCGCTGGTCCTGATGACCGACGTGGAAGAGTCGACCGAGGCGCTGCTGCGCGAGGCGGACGGCTGGGACGACGGCGTGATCGCGGCGCCGTCCGCGCTGCCCGGGTGGACCGCCGGGCACGTCCTCACGCATCTCGCGCGCAACGCGGACGCGTTGACGAACCTGCTGGTGTGGGCGCGTACCGGGGTGGAGACACCGGCGTACGCGAGTGCCGAGGCCCGCGACCGGGACATCGAGGCGGGCTGCCGCCGCCCGCTCGCCGAGCAGCTGACCGACCTGCGGGCCGCGCACGAGCGGTTCGCCGACGCGGCCGCCGCGATGCCGGCCGCGGCCTGGATCTTCCCGCTGCCGGGGATCGGCCAGTCGGCGGCCTGGGTGCCGTGGGCCCGGCTGCGCGAGGTCGAGGTGCACCGGGTCGACCTGGGGCGGGACTACACGCCGTTGGAGTGGTCGGACGCGTTCGCCCTGCGGCTGCTGCGGGAGCTCGTGGCGAGCCCGCCGCGGGACACGCCCGCCATGGTGCTGCGCCCGCTCGGCCTGGAGCACGCGCTGACGATCGGCGACGGGAGCGGTCCGGTGGTCGGCGGCCCGACGAAATCGCTCGCGGCGTGGCTGACCGGCCGGGGCGACGGCGCCGACCTGACCGTCTCGCCGGACGGCGAGCTACCCCAGCCAGCGAGGTGGAAATGA